From Paenibacillus graminis, a single genomic window includes:
- a CDS encoding NCS2 family permease, with translation MNRFFKLKENGTTVRTEIMAGLTTFMAMAYILSVNPGTLTAFGRIEMGWYPVFLATALAAGIFTIAMGVFINFPVALAPGMGLNAYFASVVLSSQTTDHPFTWQMGLTAVFISGIIFILLTITQVRQILLTAIPDSLKHAITVGIGLFITIIGLKNSGLMTIGVEAGKDIAANKFTDVLSFETVIHMGSLENTNVQLVIIGLLLISILMVLHVRGAILFGILGTTVVAILMGAVDFSTLSNPQTPWVPDFSQLNFWEFDWEGIMHTGIVSAIATFTFVELFDTFGTLVGTAERAGIMKNPEEGKKRVGNAMFVDAVAVAGGAMLGTSTTTAYVESAAGVAEGGRTGLTAVTTGVCFLLALFLAPVVALIPGPATAAALIIVGVLMAQSIREIDFQDMVLAIPAFLTFAIMPFTYNIANGISFGIVTYVILACVANLAGKKKYDIHWMMWVLAVLIVLRYLLVGSQG, from the coding sequence TTGAACCGCTTTTTCAAGTTGAAAGAAAACGGCACCACAGTGCGCACAGAGATCATGGCCGGTCTGACCACGTTTATGGCAATGGCGTATATTTTGTCGGTAAATCCCGGCACGCTGACTGCTTTTGGCCGAATCGAAATGGGTTGGTATCCTGTGTTTCTGGCGACTGCGCTGGCGGCAGGGATCTTCACCATTGCGATGGGGGTGTTCATCAATTTTCCGGTAGCGCTGGCACCTGGTATGGGCCTTAATGCATATTTTGCTTCCGTTGTTTTATCCTCGCAGACTACTGATCATCCATTCACTTGGCAGATGGGATTAACCGCCGTATTTATTTCCGGTATTATCTTCATCCTGTTGACTATTACCCAGGTCCGGCAGATTCTGCTGACTGCGATTCCCGACAGCCTGAAGCATGCCATTACCGTCGGTATCGGCTTGTTCATTACCATTATCGGCCTCAAGAACAGCGGACTGATGACGATCGGCGTTGAAGCCGGGAAGGATATCGCCGCCAATAAGTTCACAGACGTCCTTTCCTTTGAAACGGTTATTCATATGGGCAGCCTGGAGAATACCAATGTTCAATTGGTGATTATCGGCCTGCTGCTGATCTCCATCCTGATGGTGCTGCACGTGCGCGGCGCAATCCTGTTCGGAATTCTGGGCACGACCGTCGTCGCAATTCTCATGGGCGCTGTTGATTTCAGCACGCTGTCGAATCCGCAGACGCCTTGGGTTCCTGATTTCTCACAGCTCAACTTCTGGGAATTTGACTGGGAGGGCATTATGCATACCGGTATCGTGTCCGCAATTGCCACTTTCACGTTCGTAGAATTGTTTGACACATTTGGTACGCTTGTTGGTACCGCTGAGCGTGCCGGAATTATGAAGAACCCCGAAGAAGGCAAAAAACGTGTCGGAAATGCCATGTTCGTCGATGCAGTAGCTGTTGCTGGCGGTGCGATGCTGGGAACTTCCACCACTACTGCTTACGTAGAGAGTGCTGCCGGTGTAGCCGAAGGCGGCCGGACAGGTCTGACTGCTGTCACTACCGGTGTCTGCTTCCTGCTGGCTCTGTTCTTGGCACCAGTTGTCGCGCTGATTCCAGGTCCGGCTACTGCGGCCGCGCTGATCATTGTCGGTGTGCTTATGGCGCAGTCCATCCGTGAAATTGATTTTCAGGATATGGTCCTGGCCATTCCGGCGTTCCTTACCTTTGCCATCATGCCTTTCACTTACAATATTGCGAACGGGATTTCGTTTGGTATTGTAACCTATGTCATTCTGGCCTGTGTTGCCAATCTTGCCGGCAAGAAGAAATACGACATCCACTGGATGATGTGGGTGCTCGCCGTCCTGATCGTACTGCGTTACCTTCTGGTCGGCAGCCAGGGCTAA
- a CDS encoding non-ribosomal peptide synthetase — protein MGEKKLAEYILKQVQGRNLDKDTAIQFLKELQSKDREQDVAIIGMNCRLPDAEDLESFWANLEDGLSSIGDFPEMRKAKIAQYINQQYGQHSPDFLKGGFLSDIDLFDPQFFRISPAEAAHMDPMQRLFLETVYHSIEDAGYAGQNRLPENTGVYVGTDHTHKFKGAYLNLIPDPDFSDMIGSWTGLLASRISYFLNLKGPSIVLDTACSSGLVSIHTACRALQNKECAMAIAGGINLYLAPLNSGLEEIEAEAGSQIVRTFDKDANGMLWGEGVAAIVLKPLNQAVADGDHVYAVIKGSAVNNSGATNGISAPNADAQESVIVRAWENAGIDPQTITYIETFGTGTLVGDSIEVKGITQAFRRYTDAEKFCAIGSVKPNIGHTVAASGLCSVIKVALSLENKLLPPTIHYNEANPLIPFENSPVYVNAQRMPWVTTGEPRRAGVSAFGFSGTNGHLVLEEAPHCVPVQSDDFKILVLAAKKQSSMEELVSRYIRAVEDKRFPSLEELCFTANTGRTHFVEHRMAFVFKNAEELLIQLRKASYERPNSHMSTREGAEEAKRIIDRITSNGPGTEEQLKQLGMLYLNGVDISWTAFYSGRNYNRVSLPVYPYDRQSYWVDGTAELQAATTMAVNPKDRNALNASSVIHLQGRINEKYTDTEIEIVQVWGNVLGYSVLDVNANFFDLGGSSLQAMKIVNYINTRKRMSLTVPDLLSHPSITEFCVHLEAAQHAPATESALSLIRCIEPRDAYELSSSQKRIYVQQKLAENSLMYNLPVMSRVYGNLDIRRLEEAARLLIGRHESFRTHFDVRGNGDIIQKISNDTEPELAYFEADEKDLPLLTQQFVRPFDLHTDNLLRVGVVKYGEQKFILMLDTHHIISDGISIETMIRELISLYANRELPELPCQFKDFVEWQHETAITEAKMGTEQYWRDTLAGELPVLQLPLDDPRPSIQRFDGDRLTFELDEKTTAKLLELAKEEQTTSFTVFLTLFNVLLSRYSGQEDVIVGIPYSGRNLPGVDNVIGMFVNTVPVRSYPKGGKSFVEFLAEVKQATLQSYDNQNYPLEDIIELLSVQRDPSRNPLFDVMFVQQERINQSFDIEGVSFTPYELDNTTSKFDLTLQATPDRGRIKFELEYCTSLFRKETIQRMINHFIRMGQAVAADREIKLSEIPLLSEEESSLLLKWFNNTGISYTLDKPLHRLFEEQAHLREGQRAITSGNGQWTYGEINRRANRLARTLRGKGVKPGTIVGIGVERSMEMMVGLLAALKAGGAYLPIDPGYPAERIRYLLEDSQASLVMTQSRFTALLEEASSVQLLDLEDEGSYASEDTNLEGGAAADDLAYVIYTSGSTGNPKGVMIEHRSAMNRLQWMQRQYPLEAGDVILQKTPFTFDVSVWELFCWFYAGAELHMLTPGGEKDPGALIEAIEQRKVTTLHFVPSMLSAFLEYAEQFGASARLASVKNVFASGEALNAAQVKNFRRLLGGGGSKLHNLYGPTETTVDVTYYDCNEGEVRAAVPIGKPIDNTRIYIVNKERRIQPLGVAGELCIAGAGVARGYLNKPELTAEKFVADPYHPGERMYMTGDLARWLPDGNIEYLGRMDHQVKIRGYRIELGEIEAQLLKMDGVREAVVLAREELGGTLLCAYIVADHEVDLQKLRAELARNLPAYMIPGHLNLIDSLPITSNGKLDRKALLIPEMGLTDSREVTVPATQEEELLSLIWKEVLQGDTPGTTDHFFELGGDSIKAIRVLSRLKAAGYSLELSQFFQNPTIRELALVLHADEVDGKTAEQSVCGPINGTEQLKTAEIIQKIGAGPQGVVYPVTPLQRGIWFDCELHPNSQAYIQQITFEMVDITDIGVFQQAFQELIRQHDVFRTVFVLGEDNDLLQAVLETADLEVEIEPGVLTPAEFELALNVVRDRHRSEGFNLRTGPLMRCSALHCGENRYTIVWSFHHILMDGWCMHLIINALVKNMVLLRQQLPLETGKVQYSSYVEWLNRQDQTKALGFWTKYLEGVEELTELPYQTMRPIEDEYIFDERTYTLGTELTKKLAGLAQKYKVTLNSVLQTAWGIMLQKFNNRRDVVFGNVVSGRDADVLDIEQMVGLTINTVPVRIHAKEQDSFAALLRRVQQEALDSVPYRSCPLYDIQSSSLLNKDLIQHLFVFQNIPNKAPTDTESPDIFIRDVKVYEQTNGYEFCVAVFPDDNVKIRFGFNSAIFPAEKVEDIYSYFRNILTGIAGSPDQLIDDLELAGSEERNRLITAFNPLPVPYAQHKPLHRLFEEQAHLREGQRAITSGNGQWTYGEINRRANRLARTLRGKGVKPGTIVGIGVERSMEMMVGLLAALKAGGAYLPIDPGYPAERIRYLLEDSQASLVMTQSRFTALLEEASSVQLLDLEDEGSYASEDTNLEGGAAADDLAYVIYTSGSTGNPKGVMIEHHSVMNRLQWMQRQYPLEAGDVILQKTPFTFDVSVWELFWWYLAGVELHMLTPGGEKDPGALIEAIEQRKVTTLHFVPSMLSAFLEYAEQFGASARLASVKNVFASGEALNAAQVKNFRRLLGGGGSKLHNLYGPTEATVDVTYYDCSEGEVRAAVPIGKPIDNTRIYIVNKERRIQPLGVAGELCIAGAGVARGYLNKPELTAEKFVADPYHPGERMYMTGDLARWLPDGNIEYLGRMDHQVKIRGYRIELGEIEAQLLKMDGVREAVVLARADSMGSSMLEAFIVSDNKVTIPSCKEHLAHQLPPYMVPSKIMFIDRIPVTPNGKLNRQELLTLHAAGSSGDRYASPQNVTETILAELWKKVLRVDQIGIHDDFFELGGTSLHLISLEAEMNRHDINATLADVSKYKTIKKLADYIISRTLDGSFNPADSKISKDQQISFSMLEQDDNVSHMNWSPDPLNNIIQPAVMDEYKKVLRIVVQTKMSCYLHNAYFLCVLLSYEELIPWYYENYVQLYYAPSKRVRIKEMEEIWLDVYAGWEIPRKWLECRKINRCELEHSSIIGAVESFIDSDNYFHTYIDEYYTVRQGKEHFIHDIFVYGYDREEQQLYTIGYDENRQFRSYKISYTLFEEAFKSGIELSKSMDQLGGESYGLVYSCKLEIIQQNHMFSMENFLTQLYDYLHSVNKSAELLPEEHNMYQFKDNIYGIEVYQPIIRYVRQSQANQTKLDYRPFHLLYEHKMGLVERLQFIQEQGLVPEDILAPLVTKMEEIASRFNTVRLSALRYMFTNDQYLISELLESLEVLSSQEHEVLMGIYQLLHPQVYSSPI, from the coding sequence GTGGGCGAAAAAAAGCTGGCAGAGTATATCTTGAAACAAGTCCAGGGGCGGAATCTGGATAAAGATACAGCCATTCAATTCTTAAAGGAACTGCAGTCCAAAGACCGGGAGCAGGATGTTGCGATCATTGGAATGAACTGCCGCCTCCCTGATGCAGAAGACTTGGAATCATTTTGGGCTAATCTGGAAGACGGCTTATCAAGCATCGGAGATTTTCCGGAAATGCGGAAGGCAAAGATTGCCCAGTATATAAATCAGCAGTATGGCCAGCACTCACCTGACTTTTTGAAGGGAGGTTTCTTGTCAGATATTGATTTATTTGATCCTCAGTTCTTCCGTATTTCTCCAGCAGAAGCAGCCCACATGGATCCGATGCAGCGCCTGTTTTTAGAAACGGTATACCATTCCATCGAGGATGCCGGATATGCGGGTCAGAACCGGCTGCCCGAAAATACCGGCGTTTACGTAGGTACGGATCATACCCATAAATTTAAAGGAGCTTATCTTAATCTGATTCCGGACCCGGACTTTTCAGATATGATTGGCTCGTGGACCGGTCTGCTGGCAAGCCGGATTTCTTATTTCTTGAATCTTAAAGGTCCGAGCATAGTTTTGGACACCGCATGCTCTTCCGGATTGGTATCGATCCATACGGCTTGCCGTGCTTTGCAGAATAAAGAATGCGCGATGGCAATAGCAGGAGGAATCAATCTGTACCTGGCTCCCCTTAATTCCGGTCTTGAGGAGATTGAGGCGGAAGCAGGAAGCCAGATCGTCCGGACATTCGATAAGGATGCAAATGGAATGCTCTGGGGCGAAGGGGTGGCAGCGATTGTTCTGAAGCCGCTGAATCAAGCGGTGGCTGACGGGGATCATGTTTATGCAGTTATTAAGGGCAGTGCCGTCAATAACAGCGGTGCAACCAACGGGATCAGTGCCCCCAATGCGGACGCACAAGAGTCTGTGATTGTAAGAGCGTGGGAGAATGCGGGAATCGATCCCCAAACCATAACTTACATTGAGACATTTGGAACAGGAACGTTAGTTGGCGATTCAATAGAAGTGAAGGGGATAACCCAAGCCTTTAGAAGATATACGGATGCCGAGAAGTTCTGCGCAATTGGTTCCGTTAAACCCAATATTGGACATACTGTAGCTGCTTCCGGTCTATGCTCTGTAATAAAGGTTGCACTGTCGCTCGAAAACAAACTGCTTCCTCCTACCATTCACTATAATGAAGCGAATCCTCTAATTCCATTTGAAAATTCGCCTGTTTATGTAAATGCCCAGAGGATGCCTTGGGTTACAACGGGAGAACCCAGGAGGGCCGGAGTGAGCGCCTTCGGCTTCAGCGGAACCAACGGGCACCTTGTGCTGGAAGAAGCTCCGCATTGTGTACCTGTACAGTCCGATGACTTCAAAATTCTGGTGCTTGCTGCTAAGAAACAAAGCTCGATGGAGGAATTGGTATCCCGTTATATAAGAGCTGTAGAAGATAAGCGGTTTCCATCTTTGGAGGAGCTCTGTTTTACAGCCAATACCGGCCGCACTCACTTTGTAGAACATCGAATGGCCTTTGTTTTTAAGAATGCCGAGGAACTTCTCATCCAACTCCGAAAAGCTAGCTATGAGCGGCCAAATAGCCATATGAGCACCCGGGAGGGGGCGGAAGAAGCCAAGCGGATTATCGATAGGATCACATCCAACGGTCCGGGAACTGAAGAACAACTCAAACAGCTTGGAATGCTTTACTTAAATGGAGTTGATATCAGCTGGACAGCATTTTATTCAGGAAGAAACTATAACAGGGTGTCACTTCCAGTATACCCGTATGATCGCCAGAGCTATTGGGTAGACGGGACGGCTGAATTACAAGCGGCAACCACCATGGCGGTTAATCCAAAGGACCGTAATGCCCTTAATGCAAGCTCTGTGATACACCTTCAAGGCCGAATAAATGAAAAGTATACGGACACGGAGATCGAAATTGTCCAGGTTTGGGGCAACGTTCTTGGGTATTCAGTATTGGATGTGAATGCGAATTTTTTTGACTTGGGTGGAAGCTCTCTGCAAGCCATGAAAATTGTTAATTACATCAATACCCGGAAAAGGATGTCTTTAACGGTCCCGGATTTATTGTCACATCCTAGCATTACGGAATTTTGCGTTCATCTGGAAGCTGCTCAACATGCGCCTGCAACGGAATCAGCGCTGTCTTTAATACGCTGCATAGAACCGCGCGATGCTTATGAGCTGTCTTCCTCCCAAAAGAGAATATACGTCCAGCAGAAGCTTGCCGAAAACAGTCTGATGTACAATTTGCCCGTCATGTCCAGAGTGTACGGGAATTTGGATATCCGGCGTCTTGAGGAAGCTGCCCGTTTATTAATCGGCAGGCACGAGTCTTTCCGCACTCATTTCGATGTCCGGGGCAACGGGGATATTATTCAAAAAATCAGTAACGATACCGAGCCTGAACTTGCTTATTTCGAAGCGGATGAGAAGGACTTGCCTCTACTCACGCAACAGTTTGTCCGTCCGTTCGATCTTCACACGGATAATCTCTTGAGAGTGGGTGTGGTGAAGTACGGGGAACAAAAGTTTATTCTAATGCTGGATACGCACCATATCATTTCCGACGGTATTTCAATTGAAACCATGATCCGTGAACTCATAAGCTTATATGCAAACAGAGAGCTTCCTGAACTTCCTTGTCAATTTAAAGACTTTGTGGAATGGCAGCATGAAACGGCAATAACGGAGGCCAAAATGGGTACGGAACAGTATTGGAGGGATACCTTAGCAGGGGAACTTCCGGTGCTCCAGCTGCCTCTGGATGATCCCAGACCCTCCATTCAACGCTTTGACGGTGACCGCCTCACCTTTGAGTTGGATGAAAAGACTACGGCAAAGCTGCTGGAGTTAGCCAAAGAGGAACAAACAACCTCCTTTACGGTGTTCCTTACACTTTTTAACGTCCTGTTGTCACGTTATTCGGGGCAGGAAGATGTTATAGTCGGTATTCCGTACAGCGGCAGGAATTTGCCGGGAGTAGACAATGTGATAGGGATGTTCGTCAATACCGTTCCGGTGAGAAGTTATCCCAAAGGCGGCAAGAGCTTTGTTGAATTCCTCGCGGAAGTTAAACAGGCTACGTTACAATCATATGACAATCAGAATTATCCTTTAGAAGATATAATTGAACTCCTGTCTGTTCAGCGGGACCCAAGCCGTAATCCTCTATTTGATGTGATGTTTGTACAGCAGGAGCGGATAAACCAGTCATTTGACATAGAGGGCGTATCCTTTACTCCATATGAACTGGACAATACAACATCCAAATTTGACTTAACGCTGCAGGCGACGCCGGATAGAGGACGCATCAAGTTTGAATTGGAGTACTGCACCAGCCTCTTCCGGAAAGAGACCATTCAACGAATGATCAACCATTTCATTCGAATGGGACAAGCCGTTGCAGCTGATAGGGAAATCAAGCTGTCCGAAATTCCGCTGCTCTCAGAGGAAGAGAGCTCTCTGCTCCTGAAATGGTTCAATAATACCGGCATAAGCTATACCCTGGACAAACCCCTGCATCGCCTATTTGAAGAGCAGGCACATCTCCGGGAAGGACAACGGGCAATCACAAGCGGCAATGGACAGTGGACGTATGGCGAAATCAACCGCCGGGCCAACCGTCTGGCCCGAACCTTGCGCGGAAAAGGGGTTAAGCCGGGAACCATTGTAGGCATCGGCGTGGAACGGTCAATGGAAATGATGGTAGGTCTGCTGGCCGCTCTAAAAGCCGGCGGGGCATATCTGCCTATTGACCCGGGTTATCCTGCTGAACGAATCCGTTATTTACTGGAGGACAGCCAAGCTTCGCTGGTGATGACCCAGAGCCGGTTCACGGCGCTTCTGGAGGAGGCTTCCAGTGTCCAGCTGCTGGATCTGGAAGATGAAGGCTCGTATGCTTCCGAAGACACCAATCTGGAAGGCGGGGCGGCGGCCGATGACTTGGCATATGTCATTTACACTTCGGGTTCTACCGGGAATCCCAAAGGAGTTATGATTGAACACCGTTCCGCAATGAACCGCCTGCAGTGGATGCAAAGGCAGTATCCGCTCGAAGCCGGGGACGTTATACTGCAAAAAACGCCGTTCACCTTTGACGTATCCGTCTGGGAGCTGTTTTGCTGGTTTTATGCCGGGGCGGAGCTGCATATGCTGACGCCTGGGGGGGAGAAGGACCCGGGCGCCCTAATTGAGGCGATCGAGCAACGGAAGGTAACCACGCTGCACTTTGTGCCGTCCATGCTGAGTGCATTCCTGGAATATGCAGAACAGTTTGGCGCATCGGCACGGCTCGCCAGCGTAAAGAATGTCTTCGCCAGCGGAGAGGCGCTGAACGCGGCCCAGGTGAAGAACTTCCGCCGGCTGCTGGGTGGAGGCGGAAGCAAACTGCATAATTTGTACGGCCCGACAGAAACAACGGTGGACGTCACCTATTATGACTGCAACGAAGGAGAAGTAAGAGCAGCGGTGCCGATCGGCAAGCCCATTGATAATACACGAATCTATATTGTGAACAAGGAGCGGCGAATACAGCCATTGGGAGTGGCAGGAGAACTGTGTATCGCAGGGGCGGGAGTTGCCAGAGGCTACTTGAACAAACCGGAGCTCACGGCGGAGAAATTTGTCGCTGATCCGTACCATCCCGGGGAACGGATGTATATGACGGGAGACTTGGCCCGCTGGCTTCCTGACGGCAATATCGAATATTTGGGAAGAATGGATCACCAGGTCAAAATAAGGGGATACCGCATCGAACTGGGGGAAATTGAAGCCCAATTGCTGAAGATGGACGGTGTGCGGGAGGCAGTTGTTCTGGCTCGCGAGGAATTGGGCGGAACTCTATTGTGTGCCTATATTGTGGCCGATCATGAGGTGGACTTGCAGAAGCTGCGTGCAGAATTAGCCCGCAACCTGCCGGCGTATATGATTCCGGGCCATCTGAATCTAATCGATTCGCTTCCCATCACCTCCAATGGAAAGCTTGACCGGAAGGCACTGCTGATCCCTGAGATGGGCTTAACAGATAGCCGTGAAGTTACTGTTCCTGCCACACAGGAAGAAGAGCTGCTGTCGCTGATATGGAAAGAAGTTCTTCAAGGTGATACACCGGGAACCACTGACCACTTCTTTGAATTGGGGGGCGATTCCATTAAGGCTATCCGTGTACTGTCCCGTCTGAAAGCAGCTGGTTATAGTCTAGAGTTGTCTCAATTTTTTCAAAATCCCACCATCCGGGAACTGGCTCTGGTGCTGCATGCGGATGAGGTTGACGGAAAGACGGCTGAACAATCTGTATGTGGCCCAATCAATGGGACGGAACAACTAAAAACAGCGGAAATCATTCAGAAGATAGGGGCCGGGCCACAAGGGGTAGTTTATCCTGTAACCCCGTTGCAGCGAGGCATCTGGTTCGATTGTGAGCTTCATCCAAATAGCCAGGCCTATATTCAGCAGATCACGTTTGAAATGGTTGACATTACGGATATCGGTGTGTTCCAGCAGGCATTTCAAGAATTAATACGGCAACATGATGTATTCCGGACGGTATTTGTATTAGGTGAGGATAATGATCTGCTTCAGGCCGTCCTCGAAACAGCTGACCTAGAGGTGGAAATTGAACCGGGAGTCCTGACACCTGCAGAATTTGAATTAGCCTTGAATGTGGTCCGGGATAGACACCGCTCAGAGGGCTTTAATTTAAGAACGGGACCCTTGATGCGATGCAGCGCGTTACATTGCGGAGAGAACCGGTATACGATTGTGTGGAGCTTTCACCATATCCTCATGGATGGATGGTGTATGCATTTAATCATTAATGCTTTGGTCAAGAACATGGTTTTACTGCGTCAACAGCTGCCTTTAGAGACAGGCAAGGTCCAATACAGCTCTTATGTGGAATGGCTTAACCGTCAGGATCAGACGAAGGCATTGGGCTTTTGGACGAAATATTTAGAGGGTGTAGAAGAGCTGACCGAACTGCCATACCAAACCATGCGGCCTATTGAAGATGAGTATATATTTGACGAAAGAACCTACACATTGGGTACGGAACTTACAAAAAAACTGGCCGGTCTTGCCCAAAAATATAAGGTAACCTTAAACTCAGTGCTCCAAACCGCATGGGGGATCATGCTGCAAAAATTCAACAACCGCAGAGATGTAGTGTTTGGCAATGTGGTTTCAGGGCGTGATGCCGATGTCCTTGACATTGAACAAATGGTAGGATTGACCATCAATACAGTGCCGGTTCGTATTCATGCGAAAGAGCAGGACTCCTTTGCGGCGCTTTTAAGACGGGTACAGCAGGAAGCCTTGGATTCCGTCCCCTATCGTTCTTGTCCTTTATACGATATCCAGTCTTCCAGTCTGCTGAACAAGGATTTGATTCAGCATCTGTTCGTATTTCAGAATATTCCGAATAAAGCACCAACTGATACAGAGAGCCCCGATATCTTTATTCGAGATGTAAAAGTGTACGAACAGACAAACGGCTATGAATTTTGTGTGGCTGTTTTCCCGGATGATAATGTGAAAATACGATTTGGATTTAACAGTGCTATTTTCCCTGCCGAGAAGGTTGAGGATATTTATAGCTATTTCAGAAATATTTTGACCGGCATTGCCGGGAGCCCCGATCAATTGATTGACGACCTTGAGTTGGCGGGTTCGGAAGAGCGGAATAGGCTGATAACAGCCTTCAACCCTTTACCGGTACCTTATGCACAACATAAACCCCTGCATCGCCTATTTGAAGAGCAGGCACATCTCCGGGAAGGACAACGGGCAATCACAAGCGGCAATGGACAGTGGACGTATGGCGAAATCAACCGCCGGGCCAACCGTCTGGCCCGAACCTTGCGCGGAAAAGGGGTTAAGCCGGGAACCATTGTAGGCATCGGCGTGGAACGGTCAATGGAAATGATGGTAGGTCTGCTGGCCGCTCTAAAAGCCGGCGGGGCATATCTGCCTATTGACCCGGGTTATCCTGCTGAACGAATCCGTTATTTACTGGAGGACAGCCAAGCTTCGCTGGTGATGACCCAGAGCCGGTTCACGGCGCTTCTGGAGGAGGCTTCCAGTGTCCAGCTGCTGGATCTGGAAGATGAAGGCTCGTATGCTTCCGAAGACACCAATCTGGAAGGCGGGGCGGCGGCCGATGACTTGGCATATGTCATTTACACTTCGGGTTCTACCGGGAATCCCAAAGGAGTTATGATTGAACACCATTCCGTAATGAACCGCCTGCAGTGGATGCAAAGGCAGTATCCGCTCGAAGCCGGGGACGTTATACTGCAAAAAACGCCGTTCACCTTTGACGTATCCGTCTGGGAGCTCTTCTGGTGGTATCTTGCGGGAGTGGAGCTGCATATGCTGACGCCTGGGGGGGAGAAGGACCCGGGCGCCCTAATTGAGGCGATCGAGCAACGGAAGGTAACCACGCTGCACTTTGTGCCGTCCATGCTGAGTGCATTCCTGGAATATGCAGAACAGTTTGGCGCATCGGCACGGCTTGCCAGCGTAAAGAATGTCTTCGCCAGCGGAGAGGCGCTGAACGCGGCCCAGGTGAAGAACTTCCGCCGGCTGCTGGGTGGAGGCGGGAGCAAACTGCATAATTTGTACGGTCCGACAGAAGCGACGGTGGACGTCACCTATTATGACTGCAGCGAAGGAGAAGTAAGAGCAGCGGTGCCGATCGGCAAGCCCATTGATAATACTCGAATCTATATTGTGAACAAGGAGCGGCGAATACAGCCATTGGGAGTGGCAGGAGAACTGTGTATCGCAGGGGCGGGAGTTGCCAGAGGCTACTTGAACAAACCGGAGCTCACGGCGGAGAAATTTGTCGCTGATCCGTACCATCCCGGGGAACGGATGTATATGACGGGAGACTTGGCCCGCTGGCTTCCTGACGGCAATATTGAATATTTGGGAAGAATGGATCACCAGGTCAAAATAAGGGGATACCGCATCGAACTGGGGGAAATTGAAGCCCAATTGCTGAAGATGGACGGTGTCCGGGAGGCAGTTGTTCTGGCTCGTGCAGACAGTATGGGAAGCAGCATGCTTGAAGCTTTTATTGTGTCTGACAATAAAGTAACCATACCAAGCTGTAAAGAACACCTTGCCCATCAACTCCCGCCGTATATGGTGCCTTCCAAAATCATGTTCATTGACCGGATTCCAGTAACTCCGAACGGCAAGCTAAACCGCCAGGAGCTTCTGACCCTGCATGCGGCTGGTTCATCCGGGGACCGTTATGCTTCACCGCAGAACGTGACGGAGACAATTCTGGCTGAGTTATGGAAGAAGGTGCTTCGTGTTGACCAAATAGGCATTCACGATGATTTCTTTGAGCTGGGAGGGACATCGCTGCATTTAATTTCGCTGGAAGCTGAAATGAATAGACATGACATTAACGCTACACTGGCAGATGTCAGTAAGTACAAGACCATTAAGAAGTTGGCTGATTACATAATCAGCCGTACCCTGGACGGATCATTTAATCCGGCAGATAGTAAAATCAGCAAGGATCAGCAAATTTCTTTTAGTATGCTCGAGCAGGATGATAATGTAAGCCATATGAATTGGTCGCCTGATCCTTTAAATAATATTATTCAACCAGCTGTCATGGATGAGTACAAAAAAGTATTGCGGATTGTAGTTCAGACCAAAATGAGCTGTTATCTGCATAATGCTTATTTTCTCTGTGTGCTGCTGTCTTATGAAGAGTTAATCCCCTGGTACTATGAAAACTATGTGCAGCTGTATTATGCGCCAAGCAAACGTGTAAGAATTAAAGAAATGGAGGAGATTTGGCTTGACGTCTATGCAGGCTGGGAGATACCTAGAAAATGGCTGGAGTGCAGAAAAATAAACCGGTGCGAGCTGGAGCATTCATCCATTATCGGAGCAGTGGAGTCCTTCATCGATTCTGACAATTACTTTCATACCTATATCGATGAGTATTATACCGTTCGCCAAGGCAAGGAACACTTTATCCATGATATTTTTGTTTATGGATATGACCGGGAGGAACAACAACTTTACACGATTGGTTATGATGAAAACCGTCAATTCCGTTCCTATAAAATCAGCTATACCTTATTTGAAGAGGCTTTTAAAAGCGGGATTGAACTCTCAAAGTCCATGGATCAATTGGGAGGAGAATCATATGGGCTTGTATACAGCTGTAAACTGGAAATCATCCAGCAGAATCACATGTTTTCCATGGAGAATTTCTTAACTCAGCTTTATGACTATCTTCATTCGGTCAATAAAAGTGCTGAGCTTCTCCCGGAGGAACACAATATGTATCAATTTAAAGACAATATTTATGGGATAGAGGTATATCAGCCCATTATCCGTTATGTGAGGCAATCACAAGCCAATCAAACGAAACTGGATTACCGTCCATTCCATCTTTTGTACGAGCATAAAATGGGACTGGTTGAAAGACTGCAATTTATTCAGGAACAGGGGCTTGTTCCTGAAGATATACTGGCACCGTTAGTGACTAAGATGGAGGAGATCGCTAGTCGTTTCAATACTGTAAGGTTATCCGCTTTACGTTATATGTTCACCAATGACCAGTACTTAATTTCTGAGCTTCTAGAGTCACTTGAAGTTTTGAGTTCACAAGAGCATGAAGTTCTGATGGGGATTTATCAATTGTTACACCCGCAAGTATATTCCAGCCCCATTTGA